From Fulvivirga lutea:
ATTAATTTTTGCTAATCCGTTGGCGTCTGTTGTGCCACTGCCGATTATCTGACCTTGCAGGTTGAGCAGCTCTACAGAGACACCCTCCATCGTTAGGGCCGTTCTGATATCCGAAACGGCCACAACTACCTGTGAGCCCTCTCCTTTTTTAGCAATAATGCCTAGATCAGAGGCAAATACGTTTCGGGTAACCACATGCTGATTGCGCATGTAATACGAAGGGTGACAAGGATTATCACGCTCATTATAATCATAGCCATCATTATAATAGTAGTAGTCATCGTAGTAATAATCATCGTAATAGTAATACCCATCAACCTGATCGTAGGCATCCATCTCAGGATCATCTAACAGAAAATCTACTTCTCCTTCTTCCACAGAATTACCTGCACATGGGTATAATGACTGATTAATATCGAAACTCAATGAGACTCTATAAATGGCCCCGGGTTCAACATTAATGATCTTGGATAGATCGAGACCAAACGTATTCCAAGTTCCGAAATCGACTGAACCAAGAGATTGTAAATCAACCGACTCTTTATAAACCAAGCGACCCACACGCTTTAATTCACGGGTACCATCAAACTGGTTTACCTGAAAGAATTGGGTGATATTGTCTTCAAAAATTTTGATGATTTTGACATTCAAACCGCTCAAATTAACCGCCTTGAAGGGCAGTACTAAACCATCTGTGCTGGGGAGAATGATGCCATCGCCCAGTAATTTGACATCTGGCTTAATGTTCGAAAATTTTACTTTTTTTGTAAACTCTGCTTTAAGCTGATAGCCCATGGAGTTTTTAACTCCGCGATTTACGATGATATCAGTTTCTGCAGTAAGCCTGTTAACCGGATAAACCTTTACGGTATTATTATCTACTGAAAAGCGCACTTTATCACCTGATTTGAGATAAATGAGGCCATTTAGTTCCTGCTTGCTATCCAGAGGATCGGAGAAATAAAGGGTGATAAATTGATCTGGTTGTTGAGTTAAACGCATCTCCATCACGCTGAAATCTCCCAATGGTGGCACTTCTACCACACGTTCTCCTTTCGAGTCGGAATCCATTGGTTTGCCGTCCCATACAAGAACCACCTGATTCACAGTCTTGCCTCTTGAGACACTATCAATTCTAAAATTATGCGTGCGACCATCTACGGAGTGATCCCATTTGAGCTTTACTTTTTTGCCAGCCTGTGTAGCAGATAGTGATTGCTCTACCTGCTCTTCCAATGCAAAATCGGAAGTAATGAGATTGCCATTGAGTCTTTGCCAGCTTAAATCTTTTTTATTGTAGGCTTCTAATCCTTCGAAATTGATACTAATACGTTGTTCAATTGTCTGAAATTGAAAAACCAGAACCTTAAGTTTTTCTGGTACTTCAATGACATCTCCAAGTTCAAAGCGCACTTCAAATAGTTTATTAGAAGGAAGTGTTTTTTCAGGAGTGAATTCAATAGTATTTTCTGACACCCAATGTGCTTTACCTTTTATTTCCGGCACTATTTCAAAGAGATCGGAATCTACCTCCTCACCAACAATTGCAGCTGAGACATTCTCACGAAAACGAATTTGTATCGTGCTCTGATTGGAAACAGTTCCTGAGGTAAAAGCTGAGATATAGCCTGTAAAAGCGGGGTCAATTTGAACACCTTCTGTAGGTGAATCTTTACCGCATGAGGCCAGAAAAAGTAAAATTGGGAGTAGCAAATAGTAACGCATAGTAGTAGTTTGGTTGAATTGAGGTCACTAAAATACTACGATTGCCACTCCGTTCAAGGAATGTTAAGATTTTAATTAATTATTTAATAATTATTTTATTTTCTTACCCGTACCCATGAGAGTAACATTATATTCCGTAACTGGCATGTTAGAAAAATTGGCCACATTTTTTCGTTCATAAGATGTATAATCTTCATTAAACTGGTAAATATCTTCATACCGCTCAAGCATATTATCCTGAACACCTAATTCACCACGAATTTCGAATCTCCTCTCAGCTTCATGATAAAATAACAGCTCCTCACTGGTTGCTGGCCAATTGCTAAAAATACCAACACGCTCAAACGTACCTGAAAAATTGCCATATCGAATAGACTCTTGAAATGTGCGTTCACGTCCATCTTCCCGAGCTACTTTACCTTTACAGGTAATGAATCTTGGTTCACCGTTGTGCTCAAGGTCATAATAGCACTCTTGCCTTCCTATTTCTGAGAAAATAATACCCTTTTCAGGATGGTGAGTGTCATAAATATCAAAGGTAATTTCCCATGTACCTATGAGAAAATCTAAATCTTGAACTTTTTGATCTTGTCCGTTTGAGAATGTAGTGATCAGTAGAAATGCAGGGACTAATAATTTTTTCATGACTTTTTACCTCAAATAAGGCTTTAGTCACTCGTGTAGTGCATTGTTTAATTAATCTGTTTACTGGATTAATTAGTTAGTTCCTCTCAGATTCTTTCTTTATGTGAGCTAAAACTCTGTCATGGATCGCATGAATAATCGAATTACTCCAAATATTCCAGTAAAATCCAGGGTAGATTTTTTGTACATACCAAGTTGTTCCTTCTAATTCTGTCTTTCCATTAGGTAAGGGCGTAAGCTTAAACTGCCCTTTCTTTGCTACAAAATAATCTTGCAAGTGTGGGGCATCGATATCCCAAAAGCTCAATTCGGTCATAGGTTTGGGTTGTTCTTTTACATCAAACGCCAATAATTTTGGCTTTTCCCATATGGTTATAGGCTCCACAAAACTTCCTGTGTTGAAATTACAATAACGAATAGCACCCACACCATGGCCTTCAATTCTGGCATTTATTGGATAAGATATACCTGCCTTAAATAGAAATTCTCGAGGTGGTTCTAAATCAGGAAATTCAATAACATTTTTCCAAACTACTTCCGGACTTGCACTGATGATAATGCTAGTTACAACTGGAAGTACTTCTGGCTTCTTATTTCGTTCTAAAAATGCTGTACATGGTATCAAAAGTCCAACTAGGACATAAATTATAGCAACATTTCGGTTGCTTTTATTCGTTAGATAATTGGCCAAAAAACTACCCAACCATGTCAGCAGTAAAGCAGGCGGTACGGCCATAGCAATACAAATAAGACCTTCAATGGCAAATAGTACTAGTCCTGCAGTGAAAATCAAAAGTGTAAGAAAACCAATCTTACGAGACTTATTAGGAGTTAGCTTTTCCCACCTTCCTAATATAAGAGCACTACTTAAACCAATAAAAAAAGGAGTGATAATAAATAAGGCCATGCCATACTGACCAATACCATAAATACCCCACAATGTAAGTGGCGCAGCTACTGCAATGGTGATAATTACAGCTAATAATTGACTCTTTTTAATATTAACTTTTATCAATTCTTCAACGAAATGGTTCTGGCAAGTACAAAATCTACATTTTGGATAATTATGCCATCAGGAATAGTAAAGTGAACCCAGATGTAATACTCTTCCCCGCAGACTTCTTTATACTTATAGTAAAAGTCGTTTCTAATCAATGATTGCGTTGGCAATGGCTTACCCCATGCTCTTTTAATGTCGTCACTGGATTTACCCACCCATTGTTTCATCCATTTCTTTTTGTCCTTTTCCATTTCGCTTTTATCGCACTCAACTCTGGCTATGGGTGTATATTCTACATTAAAATAATCAATAGCTTCTTTTGGTGCTTTAAAAGTTTGTGCGTCCTTGTTTAAGCCCTTTACTTTGAAGTCGTCTGATAAATAGTTGATAGTTATGTAGTCGGAGCTTATATGACATTCTTTACTTACTAAATAGCCCAATCTATTTCCGTACACGGTAAAGTCATTAATAGTAATCACATGCTGATCATTTAAAAACAAGTAAGCCTCATTAGCAATCTTATAAATTCTGATAATATTGCTTCCGTTGATATTTATGGCATCTGACTTGGTCCAGCCAATGGGGCTCGTAAACGTTTGGCCGTTCTTATGATTGAGCAAGTAAGAGCCGTTGGCTGAAATGGAAAACCGGTAGTATTTGTCGTTGGCATTATTCATGGCGAAATTGAATCCGTAGGCTTTATTCGATGCCCCACTTTCATATTTGAATTCAGCCTCTATTACATAGCTGGCATGTGCAGGAATTGCAGTGGGAACATCAAAGACATGTGTTGATTCATTAAGTATCTCGATGTCAAATCGTCCGTTAACTACTTTCTTGGCGAATTTTTCATTTTGTTCCACAATCCAGAGGCCGGCATCATGATCAAAAGTTTCGTTCATAGCTATCCCCTGCATAAGCTTTTCTTCAACTTCGAGGAATTGAGGTAATGAGTTCAATTGTTTCAACTGTACATAATCAACCTTTAAACCTCCACTGCCATAATTGCTAAACCCTACATTCCCACCGTAAATCGGCAGTTTCCTGAATTTCTTGAAGAGAACATCGTTGATGACAAAATACCAATGATCTTCATATTGAATGACTGATAGTTTATTTGCCCCCTCTTCATCAATATATGGCACTGTTGTCCAATCCTGAATTTCTAAATTGTTCTCCCCCTGATCCAACACGATGGTTGCAGAACTTTCATCATAACCGAAGTAGTATAATTTCTTATAATCCTCCCCGCCAAAAAGCAGATTAATTCTTTTATCACCTTTCGTTCTCGAGATTACGGCATCTAACTGCCAGTTTTTTAATTCATTAAGGCCTATTTGCTTATCTATTACATACCCTGATTGAGGATTTTTACTTTCCCATATCAAATGACCATCCTGTATTGCACCAAGGTAATTTTCGGCCTCTTTTATGTATTTCCATTCGTTGTAATTGTCATCAAAGTCTTCACGAAAAAAAATTTGCTGCGCATTACAAAATAAAGGCCACAAATATGAAATGGTTAATAAAATCAGCCCTTTCCTCATGCTATTTAGGAATATTGTTATAAGGTATGTATTGAATATTGGAGACCCAGGCATCCAATCCCTGACCACTATATGAAACAGCTAAATAGTAATCCGTGCCACAAATATTTTTATAATTATAATGTTTTGTATTCGTGTATTTAGAAGAATAGGAAGATCCACCCCATTTCTTTTGAAGAACAATAAATTTTTGTCCTTCCCACTTCTTTCTCAATTTTTTAATATTTTTTTCATGCCCTTTATCATAGATTGTTTCTTCGCAATCCTTGGTTTGAGCCTGCGAGATATTAATTCCGCCAAATAGTAAAAGCACTGTAATTATCACCGCCAATTTTTTCATATTCTTAAAGTCCATATTGTACATAGGGAGCCCAGAATTGGGGTGCTTTAAACACCTCTCCAAACTCTCCGTTAATAAATCTATTTTTCATAATGTTGATGGCCTCTTCATAGCTCTTACCCTCCTTTTCTGTGAGTGTATACAGACCAGTCATAAAATACATGGTACCCTGATCGCTTACCGGCCAAAGTGTGACCAATGCCCGATTTGCACCACCGATAAGCAGCGATTGCATTAGGCCGGAAACACCTTCACCACCATAAATTTTGCCTAGAGCAGTTTCGCAAGCTGAAAGCACGACCAGATCAGCATTCATCTCCAATTGAGCAATCTCTGGTGCGGTTAAATAGCCATCCTGATTATTGCGCATAGTGGGGAAAATACACATGGCAACCCCTGATAACTGGGGAAATTGGGGAATTGCAAAACCGTGTGTGGCCAAATGAATTACACGATAGTCTTTAAGTTTACCTGAATTGGAGAGATTCTTAATAAAGGCCTCAGTCATCTGCTCACCAGTGTAGACTTCAGCATTAGAGAATATGCCGCTTAGATTTTTCACTTCTTGTAGTGTACCTGGCAGGTAATTCATCTTGCTTTTGAAAATGGAGGCATACACCTGTCTCTGTGGAGCTCCCTTTTCAGCATTTTCTCTTGCTTCTATAGCCAATTCCAAGTATTTGGTTTCATCAGATAATTCAACCG
This genomic window contains:
- a CDS encoding SRPBCC family protein, with product MIKVNIKKSQLLAVIITIAVAAPLTLWGIYGIGQYGMALFIITPFFIGLSSALILGRWEKLTPNKSRKIGFLTLLIFTAGLVLFAIEGLICIAMAVPPALLLTWLGSFLANYLTNKSNRNVAIIYVLVGLLIPCTAFLERNKKPEVLPVVTSIIISASPEVVWKNVIEFPDLEPPREFLFKAGISYPINARIEGHGVGAIRYCNFNTGSFVEPITIWEKPKLLAFDVKEQPKPMTELSFWDIDAPHLQDYFVAKKGQFKLTPLPNGKTELEGTTWYVQKIYPGFYWNIWSNSIIHAIHDRVLAHIKKESERN